A region of the Terriglobia bacterium genome:
GCGATATCCCTGGCGCAGAGAAGGATCTGCAGGCCTCCATCACCAGCGATAGCAACTACCCGCTCGCCTACTTCGCGATGGGAGCCCTTCAAAATATTCAGGGTAAATTTGCCGCAGCCCAGCAGACGCTTGAGCAGGGCTTGAGAGTACAGCCAACCTCCTGGCAGGGATATTTCGAGTTGAGTAAGTCAATGCTCGGCCAGGGAAACTACCGTGACGCCCTGAAGGATGCCGTGCAGGCCGAAAACATGGGGATTAAGTACGCACCGATTCACCTGGTAAAGGCGAACGCGCTGATGGGTCTGAAGTTTTATGGCGAAGCCGCCAACGAGTTCGCGCGCTTCCTCGAGTTGGACCCCGGAGGACCTCATTCGGCAACCGCACGCAAATCCATGGAGGCAGCAAAGTCCTTCGCGGAAACCGCGTCAAACTGAATAAAGAAAATCGCATAACGGCGGAAAGACGCGGATCATAGCTACTCTTTGATCCGCGTCATTTTTTTATTCGAACTTGTCGATCTGCGTAGATCCGCGCAATCTGCGGTCACGCTTCCCTTGCTTTTTCCCGGGCCTCGGCCAGTATCTCCCCCGGCACTTCCCTCATTCTCAGATCGAAAACGAACCTCGGCTCTTCAGGTCCGCGTCCCCAGCGATTCACTTCCCAATGCGCCCTTACAAACCGCACATCCGCGCGGTCCACAACGTCGAGAAGGATCGGCGTCTCGCTCCGGTAAAATTTCTGCGGGAAGCTAAGGAGCGGCTTCGGTTCCCACGCCGTCCCATCCGCCGAGCCAAAAATCATGACATCAAGCGCCTCCTGCTCCACGGTTTCAGAAATCCTGAGCACAAGCAGGAACACGCGTTCGGCCGCGCCGCTCAGATCAATGGTTTCGCCGTCTCCCTTTACTGTGACGGTCGTATTTTCAGGGACGAGATAGGTGTCGAACATGACAGGAGATTGTACTCGGTGCCCCACATCTGCCGCAGTTAACAGATGTGGGTCTTCACCCCACGTGCTTTACGCTCATCAGGAACTCGCGAAGGATCAACGCAAATTCTTCCGACCTCTCCAGCGCCGCAAAATGCCCAGCTTGATCGATTACCCTCAATTTGCTCCCGCGAATCCCCCGGTGGATGCGCTCGATCTCCGCTGTGGGTGACGGAATATCTTCGGTGCCACCGACACAAAGCGTCGGCACTTCAATTGTTCCCAACGTTGAAATCGAGTCCTGTCGCTCGGCCATCCCAAGCTGATTGGCGATAACTCCCTTGCTCGCTGATGCCAGCGCCATCCTCCTCGCTTCGGCAGCAATATCCGGCCGATTCCTTCGCGTCGTTTCACCCAGTAGCTTCGGCAGCAGGTTGTCCATGAACATCTCTGTCCCGCGTTCCTCGATCTGCTTCACCGACTCGAATCGTCCCTTCTGCCCCTCGTCAGTGTCCGCGCCCGCGCGGGTATTGCAGAAGCCAAGCGCTGTCACTCGCTCGCGAAACCGCCGCCAGAACTCGAACAAGATGTACCCGCCAATCGACACTCCGACGAAAACGGCTTTCCCGACGCGCGCGTCATCGCAAACTCTGCGCACGTCCTCTGCATGCTTCTCCATAGTCGCTGGACCATCGCCCGGCGCAGAGTCACCCAGTCCGCGCAGGTCCGGCATGATCAGTTTGTATTGTGGAGAAAGCCGCTCGGCAACCGGCAGCCAGAAACGATGGTTCAGCGGAAAAGGATGGAGCAGGACGACAGGGGGGCCGTCGCCCTGCACGGAATACAAAATATCAGTATCGTTGCTCCGGACTTGCATGTCCGGATTCTACCCCTGTGGTGGATGACTCGCAGGCTCCGACGCCGGCGGCGCATAGTAGACACGCTCCGATTCGTTCGGCATAACAACCCACGCAATCAGGTACGCAATGAACCCACCGCCACCTAACAACGCGACAATCAGCCACACAACACGAACCATCGTGACGTCGAGATCGAAGTACTCAGCCATCCCGGCGCACACACCTGCGATCTTGCGGCCGGCCCTGGGCCGCAGCAGTCGCCGCCTGCCCTCAACCGGGCCCACTCGCTTGCCGCAATATGCGCAAAGATTCGCGTCGTCCTGGATCACCTTCCCGCAGTAATTGCAGTACATATCGTCCCCCTTACGAGTAGGATACGCCGATGCCTCCCAAAAGGTTCCCCAATCCGAGCAGCTACTCCGGACTGCTCTGCGCCTTGCTGAGCGTCTTCTTCGGCTGGGGCGGCATTTCCGTTTCGTACTGCACATTGATAGTCACGTCGGAAGCCGCACAAGGAGGCGCTGGCGGTTGAATATCGGGCGGAAGAATGGAGAGCGTGATCCTCGTCCCAGATGGAAACGGCAGGTGAAGGTCGCCACTGTCCGTGTAAGTATCAAATGCCTTACTCAGGAAAGCACCTGACATCGGTACAGCCTGAGTGACGGCTCCATTCGTGATGATGATGATGAACTGCTTGGGGCATGTTTTTGCCGGTGAGACCTCCTGAAGACCCTGGGTCACCGATGACTGTCTTGGCCCCAACATACTGAAGGCCTCGATCCTCCGTACCATTATCGGAACTGCGGGTGTCAGGACCGATATGGTCTGGGCCGTGGGCGTCTGCTTGATCGGCCCCGAATAGAGGGTTGTCGAAAACTGCCTGCCATATGCAGTCCAAGTTGACAGTATCTTTCCATGACCCGAGTTCGTTTGCGCCATCGAATCCAGAAAACTGAATAAAAGAACAATTGGCAGCCACCGTGGAATCCGCACGTTAAGCCTCCTTCAAAGGCGCGAAAACGCAGCGTCTCTCCCGGATAACGGTAACTCTGAATGCAAGACTTAGCGAATGAATTGATTGAGGTCTGACCGGCTAGTCGTAGTGATACGGCTTTCCAAGATGCTTCTTCGCCAGTTGCCCTTCCGGGCTACTGGCATCTGCCGCCAGCACTTCCTCGTACTTCTCGACTGCGCGATCACGTTCTTTCAGAGTGTCGTACATTTCCCCAGCCGCCAGGGTTGACCTGATTACGATCCGCGTCTCGGATTCCGGAAAGCTGGCGACCATTCCGAACGCCTTGGCGGCTTCATCGAACCTTCTCTGCCCGCGCAGCGTGATCCCCAGCCCGAACGCCGCCGCCTGCGGGTTGGCCGTCGGATACTTCCTTTCCTTGTAATTCTCCAGAATTTTCCTGTAACTTGCGATCGCGTCATCGGCGTGTCCCGAAGCATTCTCCAGGTTCGCGTACTCAAGCGCCACCATGTAGTTCTTCGGATACTCGTCCATCATCGACTTCACTACATTCAACGCTTCCGGATACTTCTGCTCGCGCCGCAGGAACAGGGCCAGGGCGATACGTGCGTCCATGCTCGCCGCGCAATTGGAGTCGGCAACTTCACGAAGGTAGTTGAGCCCCTTCTGCTTGTTTCCTGTGACGCCTGTAACCGCAATCATCGTTCGGTAGAACCAGTTGAGGCTTCCGATGATGTAGTTATGGACGCCGATCGTCATCTTGGCGTCGACGAACTTCGGGTCCAACTGCAACACCCGTTCGTGATCGCGCCGCGCCGCCAGCGCCGAGCGTATCGCCGACATCCACGCCTTCTGCCCCATTCCCATGAAGGTGGATCGCAGTCCGCGCTCAACTCCTCGCGCATAGAGAGCATCGATGTCGTTTGGGTTCTTGTCGAGGCGAGCGTCGCAGAGTTTCTCGCTCCGGTCCAGCAACTCGTTAATGCGCTTCGTGGTTTCCGGGTTCAGTGGCCGTTTGGCCTTCAAGTCAAGGAAGCTGTCTGTCGCATAGGTCTCGGTATCGAGCGCTCCGATGCGGTACATCTCTCCGAACACAACCGCCGCCGCCAGGTAGTTGTTGGCGATCGGATTTTCTGGGTATTCCTTCTGCAGCTGCTCGAACTCTCGTATCGAGCGTTCGTACTCCATGTCGTAGAAATGATCGAAAGCGCGCCTGGAAAGCTGGTTGTTCGCGGGATTAACCGCCTTGAAGTCCTCTCCGCCGTATGTAGAAGTTGCTAACAGTCTGAAGGAGGTTAACAGTAAGAGGGTAACGATAGCGATTCGACAATAGGGTTTCATGACTGCTGCGGTATTAGGAGTTTACCCGATTTGACATCTACTCTGGAACAGGTACAAACATCGTGTCCCCCAGGGGAGCACGAACATTATGGAAACGAACAACCTGGCTCACAACTCACTGTCGGAATTTGAGGCGGCGCAGTGGTTGGGCATCACCATTGAGGCCTTGCACAAACTTCTCGACGAGCATGTCTTCAACAATGGAACTCCTCGCCCGAAAGGTATTCTCTTCACCCATGCCGACCTACTCATGCTTTCCTATTGGTGCAAGCCGCCAAGGTCTAAGGTCCTTTCCATGCCAAGACGCCCGCATTGATCATCCGGATTCCCCCTTGCAACACAGTTGCCAATTTGCCAGCGTCGCGTAATTTCTGCCCGCTCGCGATCCATCAACCTGCCGTTCCTGATGCGCTATCTCATTGAAAATTAAGCGTTTCCCTGAATTTTCATTTGGCCCCTCCCGTGCCTCTTCATCAGTAAGTCGAGAGGAAGGCAATATGTCGGACGGAGTTCGTAACATCACTCAGGAGTATTGGCGACCCGTGCAGCCACCCCAAACGGAAATACGCAGCGTCGCCGCGGAAACGCTTTGCAGCAACTGCGGCTCGGAATACGCCATTGGAGCCCGCTTCTGCCACGTCTGTGGCAACGAGCGCGAACCCGAAACAAATTTGAGCACCCGCTCGCGCTTCCTCGACCTCATTGATTTCGACCAGATTTGCGAACGCCTTGGCCTGAGTGCCATTGCCCTGGTCTTCACATTCGTCGGCTTGGGCTGCGTGATCGGCGCCATCATGGTCGGCCTGATCTACACCGCCGACACTGTTCTCGATTGGCAGGCCGTCCAGATCTGGCGTATCCAGTGGATGCTCGGCGCACTCGTAGCCTTCGCTGCCGCCATCTTGCTGAACAAGAAGAGATCCGCGTAAGAGTTAACCACACAGAAGCGATAAGGCGCGCTGCAAAGCGCGCCTTTTTCTCATTCCTTGCAACAACGGCCGTCATCCCGAGCGCAGCTGCGCGCCCTTCGCACAGCGGGTCGAGGGACCCGAATCTACTTCGGCTGCATCGTCTGCGCCACCATCACCTGCTTCTTGAAGCTCTCCACCATATCTTCGTTCAGCCGAACTTCCGTGGGCCGCTTCGCAATGGACATGGTGTCAATCTTATCCTGCAGCTTCAGCAGCGCATAGAAGAGGTTCTCCGGCCTCGGCGGGCACCCAACCACGTAGACATCCACCGGCACGATTCGGTCCACTCCCTGCAGCGTCGCATACGTATTGAACGGCCCACCTACCGACGCACACGCGCCCATCGAAATCACCCACTTCGGCTCAGGCATCTGGTCGTAGATGCGCTTCACCACCGGCGCCATTTTCAGCGTCACCGTCCCGGCGACGATCATCAAGTCGCTCTGCCGCGGGCTCGGTCGGAACACTTCGGAGCCAAAACGTGCAATGTCAAACCGCGAGGTCGACGAAGCGATCATCTCGATCGCACAGCAGGCAAGGCCGAACGTCATGGGCCAAATCGCGGACTTCCGCGCCCAGTTGAAAACGTAATCGACCGTCGTAACCAGGAAATTCTTTTCGAACCGATTCTCAATCCAGCCCATGCAAACCCCTTAGCAAAACATCAACCCTAGCTGCCGTCATCCTGAGCGAACCACTTTCTCCGCGATGCCCAAACAGGCGTCATCCTGAGCGGAGTCGCGTTAGCGACGGAGTCGAAGGACCTGCATTTCATCCGCCCTCGACACCCTAGTCTCGCCTACCCCCTTACCCCTCGGCTGTGATTCAGGTCACAAGCATACTCCAAATCCCGAGCCGTAGCGCCGGGAGCCCTCCAGCCCGAAAGGCATTCTTCTCAGCGGTTTCGGCCGCATAGATTGCCTTTACCCAATTCGCGAAGACCATTAACATCTTCGCCATGGCGCCCAGCCGCAAACTCATTATTCGCCTCTTTCTGCCGCTCCTCTCGTTCGTGCCTATCTGCCACGCCGGGACGTACTACCGAACCGTCATTCACCGTCCGAGTGGCACCGCCACCGTTGACGCATGGAGTGACGGGCAGAAAGCCAAGTTCCAGGTTGTCGAGAGTGATGATCCGACTATGCCTGTGGATTGGAAAATAGTAACTTCGGGCACATCAAACCTGGCGCTCACGAAACCATCCGGCGACTGCGTTCAGATATCCCGCGATCGTTATGAAGAGCTGATGAGAAAACGAATTGGCCTCAAGCCGGTCGGCGGCGTAAAGCTCGAAAAACTACTCGAGGAAGACGGCGGAACAATCGCTGGATTCCCTGCCAGGCATTTTCGTTTTCGCATTTCTCTCAATTTTCAGGCCCAGGATGCCGCAGCGGCCTCGCAACAATTCGGGATCGAAGAGGATTTATGGGTAGCGCCTTCCATTCCGCAGCCCCCGCCTGTCCTCAACATGATGTTCACTCAAACTACCGGTTTCGATGAAGTCGACAAGGTCATGCAGTTCGCCGACATTAAAGGCTTCCGTCTGAAACGCACCGTCGTTATTACCCTCAACGGAGAATACCAGGGCCAGAGCGCAATAGAAGTAAAGCAGCTTCGCGAAGAATCCTTGCCACCGTCAATCTTCGCCCTGCCGGCGAACTGCTCGCCTCTTCAAATGCAATAGATTCCTTCACGCGGCATTCACATCACCGCCCAACTTCGAAGGTGCCGGTAACTTTGGCGCCGCTTTCCTCGTCCGCACAAAGGCGCTCGTTGAGAACCCTTGCCCCACGTCCGCCGACGTGAAAGGACGCGCGAGCCTGCCCGAACTCCGGAGATCCGCCACATTCTCTGGAATCTCAAAGCAGGCGACGCCTACCAGCTTGCCCACGAGGTAAGGAATGCACTGAATCAGATGGATGTCGCCTGGTTGACCTTCTGTTCCCCTGCGTTGCTGCATCCCACCCTCTTGCCCTGTACAAGCGGGTGGGATGATTTTTTGATGTACGCGGCTTGCGATTCTACGAAACTTCCGTAAACACGTACTCGTGCTGCCCATCGCGAATGATGAGCGCGCGTTTCCCTTGCCGTTCGGCGACGACGAATTCGAATCCATCATTCGTCGGGTCCGTGGTGATGAACGAGATTGTGCCGTCATCGTTCTTGCGCGACGCTACCTTGCTCTTCCACTCGCCGAAATCGAACGTGACCACGCCGTTGTTGTTCAGTACGGCGATCTCACCGAGTTCCTTGCTGACATATTTCTTCGCCAGCTTCTGAACCTCGGACGGGTCCGCCGGAACGACCAGTCGCTCGCGATCTTTCTTCAGCCGCGCCTTATATCGTGCAGCTTGCGCCGCGACATCCGCCGCCGCTTCCGGCTTGCCGTCATACACCACCTCGAGCAAACGTCGCTGGAAACCTCCCAGCAGGTACCCGCCCGTGTCGGAATTCGTTAGCAGCACGGCGCCGATCCCCGCATCCGGTATCGCCCACCAGTTGCTCTTGAATCCCGCCATGCTGCCGCCATGGCTGATCACCGATACGCCATAGCGATGGCTCTCTTCCAGTCCCATCCCGTAGCTCGCATCCTCCCCAAGCATGATCTGTGGGGTCCGGCGCATCAGCAGGTTCTCTTCCGAAACCAGTTGCTTTCCATTCGGCAGTTTGCCTTTCGTGAGTTCCAGTTCCACGTAGCGCGCCAGGTCGCTGGCCGAAGTCCACACCCCACCCGCCGGTCGCGCCGGAAGCACCGCGTAGTTGAACGCCATACTCGCCACACTGGGAGTACCGTCAATGTCGTCCCCATGCGGGCTCGCATGATCCCCCGCCAACGCGCGCTTGTAATCGAACGTCGTCGACTTCATCCCCAGCGGATCGAATACTTCTTCCTGCATCGCCCGGTCATAGGCTGTTCCAAGGTCAAGATTCGGGTACAAAATATGTGCCCCGATATAGCCCGCCGCCGACGCCATCAGGTTGCTGTACTGGAACACCTCGCCGAATTTACTCGTCGGCTCCATTGTGCTCAGCGTTGTGAACGTAGTCTCCGGCTTGGCTTGTTTGAATTCGAATATCCATTCAAGATCCTGCCTCGGCAACCCCGTGCATGCACAGATGAGATTCTTCACCAGCACTTTCTTGGTCGTGTCCTCGCTCCCAAGTTTGAAGCTCGGATAGACATTGATCACCGGCTCGTCCCACTTCAATTTCTTCTCGTCCACCAGTCTCGAAAGGAGCAGAGTTGTCATGCCTTTGGTATTCGAGGCCGCCATGAATAGCGTGTTCTCGTCCACCTTTTCCGGCTCGCCCAGTTCGCGTACGCCGAATCCGCCCTCGTACACCACGTTGCCGTGATCGATCAAAGCCATTGACGCGCCCGGTATGCCAAGCTCTTTCATCGAGGTCTCGACGAACTCTTTCAACTGCGCGATATGCGCCGCATCCAGCGTATGCGGCTTGCGACCCGCAAACGTCTCGCGCTCATACCCTTTCGGCCGCAGGCTTGCGAGAATCAGTCCTGCCGGCGCGCTGCGCTTCTCAAAAGTCATCTCTGTCCCGTCCAGTATCACGACGGTCCATTTCGTCCCTGCACGAAGCGCAATGGCCTGCACCACTGCCCGCTCATTCGGCGAGGTTTCGTACTCGAACAACTGCCGCTCGTCCCAACCCTCGCGCCCCGGACGCGGCGTCGCCAGTTTCAGCGGACGCTTAGACTCCGGCTTGTACTCGGCCCAAGCGAACGCCACTGCTGCCTTCGCATCTGCACCCTGCGCATCCACAACCACGATGTGCGTATCCGGTTCAGGCGGAGTCAGTGTGACAATGTTCTTGCCGGTCTCGATAGACCATCCTGCCGGCACTTTGAATGCAGTTCCGCCCGGCGTGGTGCGGGCAGTCTCTACATCCACCTTCTCGACAGCAGGCTTTGCCTGCGCCTGCTCCTGGCGCGCCGGCGTGATAGCGATTGAAATTTGCGTGAGAACAAAAAGAATGGAGAGGACTGGGATCAACTTCCGGGAAACCAACATAGCGTTGCTCCTTCCGGAGATGAATACTTTTTCGCGCACCACAATACTGCCAGTCGCCCCGCCTTACAAGTTCGAGGGCAACTCTCCTCCCGGTATGGTCATCAAAATTCCTCGCTTGGCACGGTCTGTGGTGGTGAGAACAATGCAAAGCACAACTGATTCCTCCGAATCCGGCATGGAACTCAGGGATCTTTTGCAGGATGAGGAGTTTCGCTTTCGGAATCGCCGCCCACGTGGACGACAGGCCGGCATCGAAGCCTTCCACCGTCTCGCTCACGTTTTCGCGGCCCAACCCGCCGTGCTTTTGCAGGAACTCTGCGATGCTGCGGTTGAGTTCAGCGGCGCAGACAGCGCCGGAATAAGCTTGGAAGAGGCCGGTGCTAATGGTGAGTTGCGGTTCCGCTGGGTCGCTATTTCGGGCAGTTTTGCCGCCTTTCTGAACGGCACGACTCCGCGCTTCTTCAGTCCCTGCGGCACCGCCCTTAGCGCCGCCAGACCTCAGCTCTATCGTGTCACCCGGAAATACTACGACTTGCTGGGTATTGAAGCCGAACCGATCACTGACGGCATTCTCATACCCTGGGTTGCGGATTCGATGCGCGGCACGCTATGGTGCGTATCGCACCACAGCCGGGAAGCCTTCGATTTCGATGACTACAAACTGCTGAACGGCCTCGCCGATTTCGCCGCCATCGCCATTCGCCATCAAAAACAACAGGAAATCCTTCTCAGCCGCCAAAAGGCGGCGGCCTACGTTGAGGCCGCCAGCGAACTCGCGCATGAACTGAATAACCCTCTTCAGAGCCTCACCAGCGCCCTCTATCTTCTGGAACGCGGCCCCGAGGACAGCCGGCGCTTCGTCAAACTCGCATCCGCCGAACTTATCCGCCTCGCCGACATCGTCAGAGAGCTACTGAATCTAAAAGAAGCCGCCTGAGGCCCGTCGGTCAGCCCCGTTCGTACTTCCAGTTCCGCGACTTCCCTTCCGCCAGCCACTGCATCGACGTCGCCAAGCGCTTCCTCCGCGTCTCTTCCGTCTTCGCCTCGCCGACCCACTCCACATAATCCTTCTGCTTGGCATAGCTGAAACCGTCGAACGTCGTCTTCGCCTTCTTGTCCTTTTTCAGCGCGGTCTGAAAGTATGGCGGCACGATCAAGTCCTTCTTCTGCCTCTTCGAGCGTTCCGCAATCGGCGAGCCCACGCCTTCCTCGTTGAGCTGTTTCGCTTTCTTTAGATAACCAACAAGAACCTTTTTCGCAGGCAGGTCCTTCACTGACTTCAACCGTCCAAACGCTCCCATTGCACCCGCCGATTTCCCGCCCTCCGGAAGAATATGCTTGCTCTTCCACAACACCAGCGCACAATGCGCCTTGAAAGCCGACATCCCGCAAAGAATCCCCTGGTATTCGAAGAAAGGCATTCCCCACTTCATCGTTTCTTCCACCTCAGGGACGGCCTCGTGCACGGTCTCGCGAATCTGGCGAAGGATCGGCTGCGCAAATTCAGCAGCTTTGGTGATGTATGCATCGACGCGTTTATCAGTGCTCATACCGCCGCAAGTCTACCGGCAAAACACCCGTGAAACCAGCAAAACACAACTCACCAGAGTCCGAGGTCCTTCGTCAATGTCCTTGGTTTTATTTTCCAAGCGTGGAATTCTGCAATTTCCTGCGCTCTATCTCATCCTGAAGGTGCGCCTTCAGTTCTTCCGAAAGCCGCGCCGTTGCAAGTACCTCCCGCAACGCCTGGCTCGACAGTTGTTCTGAGAAGTACACGGCGCGCGACATCGGCGTATGCACGTTCTTCAACAGCGCAATCTGTATTTCCTTTCGCAACGACCACTTCGTATGCCGGCACACCGCGTGAACAAAGTGTTGCGGAGCGTCTTCGCGCATCAGCGCCCTCACTACAAACTGCTCCGTTAATCGTGAATTCAACAGCGCAGCGTCGCTGACGCGAGCCTCCGAATCAACCAGCAGCGCCGCGGCGATCCGAGTACTCCCTTCCTTCGCCAGCGTCAGCCGCTCGCCGCTGCTGATGGTCTCCAGCCGGTTGATGATCGCCCCCTCGGCAATCATCTTGACGTCAGCCGGCACCGGCGGCAGCAACGCAATCTTCATCAGCTCAAACGTGTACAGCCGCCTTGCAATCGGCAGAGAGACGTAGCGCGGTGTTCTCGGGTGACACACCAGCCCGACGATCACCTTCCGGTGCTTCATCACCGCCACGTTTTTCGAGAGTTCTTCCAGGACATCGCCGCGCAGGTCGCGTCGAACCAGCAACGCGAGCGCCAGGTCTTCCGTCATCCGCCGATCCATGGCGGCCGCCCGTATCTCTTCCGCGACCTGCGAGTGCACCATTAGCTCGAGTTCGGGAGGTGCCGCCGCTTTTTCACGGGGATCAACGTTCATTCGTCGTACCGCACGCGTAGGTTCAAGTCGGAGTGCGCCATGCGTCGCGCCATCATGATCGCGCCCATCACCGGTGGCAGCGTCGTAAGCCGTACCTGCGATTCCGGCCGCTCCGCGTGAATGGAATTGTAAAAAGCGATCCGGACGGTGGGCGAGTTACGGAAGATGCCTCCTGCCATGGCCACCCGAACATGATTGGCCCGAGGCCACAGCTTTCGCGCAACCAGCTTTGCGATCGTCGCCAGTTCGGCTCCAGCCTGCGTCAGCAGATCCTGTGCAATCGAATCCCCTGCGGCGGCCGCCGCCTGCACCGCGGGAAACAGCCGCGAAAAATCGTTCGGACCCGCCCGCGCGCACTTCGCGACCAGGTCGTCGGCATCCTGAATCTGCCAGAGCGGCAGCAGGTACTTGTCGAGACGCGTCTCCTGGTCGCCGTCCCACGCCCGCAGCAGCGCACTCACGGCTTTTCGCCCAATCCACGTCCCCGAGCCTTCATCGGACACAATCGGGCCACGCCCACCCGCACGCGCATTCTCCCCATCGCCGTTGATCCCGAATGCGATCGACCCGGTCCCGGAAATGACCATCACTCCCTCGGAACCGAAGAACGCCGCCTCGTGCGCGATCAACATGTCACCGACGATGGCGAATTGGCCCTCGATCAGCTCTGAGATGATGCGGTCGACAAGTTGACGCCCCGCCTCAATCGCCATTCCGGCCGAGCCAATGCAGGCAAAGTTGATGTCATTACGGGTTACGCCGGCCTTTGAGCAAACGTTTTCGATCCCGCTGCGCAGAACCCTCTGCACCGTGGCATCGTCATTGCGTGTAGGACTGGAACCGCCCTCGGTTACCCGGGCGAGAATGTAGTCTTCATCGGCGAGCGCGAAACTGGTCTTCGTCCCGCCGCCATCAATTCCGAGGTATAAGGGCATCTGAACCGAATTGTGCCACATCAACCCGCCAGATTTCCCACACAAGTTGCCCTCCATCCTTGATAATGGCGGCACCTCCTCGAGGAGACGGCATTTTTAATGGGACTCGGCTGGCTCGACCTGGCAATCATTCTGGTGTATCTGGCCGGCATTACGCTGTTCGGCCTTCGCTTTCGCAAAGCGCAACGCACCCTGCGCGACTACTTCCTCGCCGACAAGAATATTCCCTGGTGGGCGATCATGTTGTCCATCGTCGCCGCTGAAACCAGTGTGCTCACCATCATCAGCACGCCCGGTCTCTCCTACCAGGGCAACATGATGTTCCTGCAGGTCGTGATCGGCTACCTCATCGGCCGCATCGTGATCGCCGTGATCATGCTCCCGCACTACTTCAAGGGCGACCTCTTCACCGCCTACCAGCTCATGGAGCGCCGCTTCGGCCAGAAATTACGCTCGCTCACAGCCGGTCTTTTCCTTGTGACGCGTTCGGTTGCCGAAGGCGTGCGCGTGTTTGCCGTCGCCATCGTGGTCAGTATATCTCTGGGACAATTTCTCGGCGGCTTCTCGGATCTCAACCGCGACCTGATCTCGATCGGCATCGTGACCGCGCTGACTCTTATCTACACCTTCGAAGGCGGCATGGCCGCGGTCATCTGGACCGACGTGGTGCAGATGGCGATCTACATCGGCGGGACACTCGTCGGCTTCGTCATGCTGCTTCACTACATACCCGGCGGCTGGCACCAGGTAGTCGCCGTTGGCGCGAGCGCAGGTAAGTGGAGGATCTTCAACTTCGCGCCGGACTTCTTCCAGACCTACACCTTCTGGGCCGGCGTGATCGGCGGCGCGTTCCTGACCACAGCAAGTCACGGCACCGACCAACTTATCGTGCAGCGGCTGCTCGCGGCCCGCTCTGAGCGCCAATCCAAGATCGCGCTCATCGGCAGCGGCATCGCCGTACTGATCCTCTTTGGGCTGTTCCTCACCCTCGGCGTCATGCTCTTCGCTTATTACG
Encoded here:
- a CDS encoding alpha/beta fold hydrolase; the protein is MQVRSNDTDILYSVQGDGPPVVLLHPFPLNHRFWLPVAERLSPQYKLIMPDLRGLGDSAPGDGPATMEKHAEDVRRVCDDARVGKAVFVGVSIGGYILFEFWRRFRERVTALGFCNTRAGADTDEGQKGRFESVKQIEERGTEMFMDNLLPKLLGETTRRNRPDIAAEARRMALASASKGVIANQLGMAERQDSISTLGTIEVPTLCVGGTEDIPSPTAEIERIHRGIRGSKLRVIDQAGHFAALERSEEFALILREFLMSVKHVG
- a CDS encoding PspC domain-containing protein → MYCNYCGKVIQDDANLCAYCGKRVGPVEGRRRLLRPRAGRKIAGVCAGMAEYFDLDVTMVRVVWLIVALLGGGGFIAYLIAWVVMPNESERVYYAPPASEPASHPPQG
- a CDS encoding tetratricopeptide repeat protein; its protein translation is MKPYCRIAIVTLLLLTSFRLLATSTYGGEDFKAVNPANNQLSRRAFDHFYDMEYERSIREFEQLQKEYPENPIANNYLAAAVVFGEMYRIGALDTETYATDSFLDLKAKRPLNPETTKRINELLDRSEKLCDARLDKNPNDIDALYARGVERGLRSTFMGMGQKAWMSAIRSALAARRDHERVLQLDPKFVDAKMTIGVHNYIIGSLNWFYRTMIAVTGVTGNKQKGLNYLREVADSNCAASMDARIALALFLRREQKYPEALNVVKSMMDEYPKNYMVALEYANLENASGHADDAIASYRKILENYKERKYPTANPQAAAFGLGITLRGQRRFDEAAKAFGMVASFPESETRIVIRSTLAAGEMYDTLKERDRAVEKYEEVLAADASSPEGQLAKKHLGKPYHYD
- a CDS encoding zinc ribbon domain-containing protein, giving the protein MSDGVRNITQEYWRPVQPPQTEIRSVAAETLCSNCGSEYAIGARFCHVCGNEREPETNLSTRSRFLDLIDFDQICERLGLSAIALVFTFVGLGCVIGAIMVGLIYTADTVLDWQAVQIWRIQWMLGALVAFAAAILLNKKRSA
- a CDS encoding NADH-quinone oxidoreductase subunit B family protein; translated protein: MGWIENRFEKNFLVTTVDYVFNWARKSAIWPMTFGLACCAIEMIASSTSRFDIARFGSEVFRPSPRQSDLMIVAGTVTLKMAPVVKRIYDQMPEPKWVISMGACASVGGPFNTYATLQGVDRIVPVDVYVVGCPPRPENLFYALLKLQDKIDTMSIAKRPTEVRLNEDMVESFKKQVMVAQTMQPK
- a CDS encoding serine hydrolase domain-containing protein gives rise to the protein MLVSRKLIPVLSILFVLTQISIAITPARQEQAQAKPAVEKVDVETARTTPGGTAFKVPAGWSIETGKNIVTLTPPEPDTHIVVVDAQGADAKAAVAFAWAEYKPESKRPLKLATPRPGREGWDERQLFEYETSPNERAVVQAIALRAGTKWTVVILDGTEMTFEKRSAPAGLILASLRPKGYERETFAGRKPHTLDAAHIAQLKEFVETSMKELGIPGASMALIDHGNVVYEGGFGVRELGEPEKVDENTLFMAASNTKGMTTLLLSRLVDEKKLKWDEPVINVYPSFKLGSEDTTKKVLVKNLICACTGLPRQDLEWIFEFKQAKPETTFTTLSTMEPTSKFGEVFQYSNLMASAAGYIGAHILYPNLDLGTAYDRAMQEEVFDPLGMKSTTFDYKRALAGDHASPHGDDIDGTPSVASMAFNYAVLPARPAGGVWTSASDLARYVELELTKGKLPNGKQLVSEENLLMRRTPQIMLGEDASYGMGLEESHRYGVSVISHGGSMAGFKSNWWAIPDAGIGAVLLTNSDTGGYLLGGFQRRLLEVVYDGKPEAAADVAAQAARYKARLKKDRERLVVPADPSEVQKLAKKYVSKELGEIAVLNNNGVVTFDFGEWKSKVASRKNDDGTISFITTDPTNDGFEFVVAERQGKRALIIRDGQHEYVFTEVS
- a CDS encoding histidine kinase dimerization/phospho-acceptor domain-containing protein, with the protein product MQDEEFRFRNRRPRGRQAGIEAFHRLAHVFAAQPAVLLQELCDAAVEFSGADSAGISLEEAGANGELRFRWVAISGSFAAFLNGTTPRFFSPCGTALSAARPQLYRVTRKYYDLLGIEAEPITDGILIPWVADSMRGTLWCVSHHSREAFDFDDYKLLNGLADFAAIAIRHQKQQEILLSRQKAAAYVEAASELAHELNNPLQSLTSALYLLERGPEDSRRFVKLASAELIRLADIVRELLNLKEAA